One Plasmodium berghei ANKA genome assembly, chromosome: 13 genomic region harbors:
- a CDS encoding GTPase, putative, whose amino-acid sequence MILLQVTVLGYLNTGKTSLVNSIMNNEVFNIYMHTEMPMIYYKVHRERNRNFCVEIEDTSVDVNVNIFMDMLRKEIKTNKNHMANPVFSLFEKPTIPFSHDDQYNSVCYGRMAYLLVFDLTNPSTFEYVKMIYLNMSNAYNRLYTLKPFISLVGNKYDLINQNSELLKQAEDFSNEHMVQLWLTSAYTGKNVKKLFVHVINMVYNNTNLWKYDADDSISESSED is encoded by the exons atgattttacTACAAGTAACAGTTCTAGGATATTTAAATACAGGGAAAACATCTTTGGTTAATTCTATTATGAATAATGAAGTTTTCAacatttatatgcatacagAGATGCCAAT gatatattataaagtACACAGAGAAAGAAATCGAAATTTTTGTGTTGAAATTGAAGACACGTCTGTTGATgtaaatgtaaatatttttatggaTATGCTAAGGAAAGAAA ttaaaacaaataagaATCATATGGCAAACCCAGTGTTTAGCTTATTTGAAAAGCCAACGATTCCCTTTAGTCATGATGATCAGTATAATTCAGTTTGCTATg gAAGGATGGCCTATTTATTAGTGTTCGATTTAACTAATCCATCAACATTTGAATATGTTAagatgatatatttaaacaTGTCCAACGCATATAACCGACTATAT acaCTTAAGCCCTTTATATCTCTTGTTGGGAATAAATACG ATTTGATTAACCAAAACAGTGAATTACTGAAGCAGGCGGAAGATTTTTC TAATGAACACATGGTCCAGTTATGGCTAACATCAGCTTATACTGGAAAGAATGTGAAAAAG cTATTTGTACATGTAATTAATATGGTGTACAACAATACAAATCTTTGGAAATATGACGCTGACGAT tCTATATCAGAATCTTCTGAGGATTGA
- a CDS encoding step II splicing factor, putative: MWINKIGNKSASFINHKHFHPGNIKNLERVWLAEEKERLRKEEEEKYLKKREEQYKLYTLKKQLRQNELSNKDTEHDILYDINKENKKKEVNYNNKKKNENNVINSSINKLVIKSKYNENIFVKNHRSIYGSYYDRKENKWGYICCKQTDKNISCTNNTFDNKNNHSDALPVKKGIEKINADKRKKKKKKKKGTFDNSITAFLSKL; encoded by the exons ATGTGGATAAACAAAATAGGAAACAAAAGTGCATCCTTTATAAATCACAAGCATTTTCATCCAg gaaatataaaaaacttaGAACGAGTGTGGCTAGctgaagaaaaagaaaggCTAAGAaaagaagaagaagaaaaatatttaaaaaagagagaagaacaatataaattatatactttAAAAAAGCAATTAAGACAAAATGAATTGAGTAACAAAGATACAGAGCATGATATTCTATATGACATTaacaaagaaaataaaaaaaaagaagttaattataacaataaaaaaaaaaatgagaacAATGTGATTAATTCttctattaataaattagttATAAAATcgaaatataatgaaaatatttttgtaaaaaatcaTAGATCTATTTATGGTTCATATTATGACCGAAAAGAAAACAAATGGGGATATATTTGTTGTAAACAAAccgataaaaatatatcctgtacaaataatacatttgataacaaaaataatcatTCAGACGCGTTGCCTGTTAAAAAGggtatagaaaaaataaatgccgataaaagaaagaaaaagaaaaagaaaaaaaaaggcaCATTTGATAATAGTATAACAGCGTTTTTGAGTAAATTATAA
- a CDS encoding elongation factor Tu, putative produces the protein MDLVKYLNKNEKIRNICILAHVDHGKTTLVDNLISSNKIISEKNIGKVKYMDNREDEQKRQITMKSSSILLECTYNKNYVTEMFSNTTIFAEKKINENDETNMPTEKSINPRNEKTTKGDNPSSIPPKESNEEKDGITKNSIDENMYLINIIDTPGHVDFSSEVSTCVRICDGALILIDCIEGLCSQTKIVLRQTWKEMVKCILVINKIDKLITNKNMDSVDAYEHINNIIENVNAYIYQLYMEQNMDTEDINNTIELEKYTFSTLKGNVLLCSSIHCWCVDMNIFTYLFCKKMNIDINNCNKIKKYMWNRYYFNIKEKKILKIPNDTNILPSGGGTNTVKKKKKNLFSLVVLDFLWRIYDITITNRDDEKIKKLCTELNISDQFLQNSKFKQNNNENNVFILTTIMSNFLSLSRSIFNACIEIFPSSNNISESRLFKIYPSLYNNPIYKNMLNCASDQTFTIIYISKNICANIQNNTIVGFKDFHGQNTFLSICKIYSGTIYENMVLYVCGKNIQTRINKIYICMGGDLLPIKQAYAGNIVAIYLSIKNEHIYNFNNVPSDYNINHSTYENSDHKCEIKSEIINKSECTTSYEYNKIKDSVKNSGIMYSQENENTTDPNGQWDLQYLSNTVINLIKNKKNNKEHNIFLMNNNDGIFLNKNITLSNKKNVDSFILSYSDTCSTILHTIIEPQNIQDMNKFLRGLILLYTCDTSIDIDFNQRGEYILKFCGEIHMQKCLSDFVNIYSNIEIKTSDTNISIREGICNYNIKVKKKKNIVHDNMKQLHSYYEAVQKTTLSKQNEDNNITQENGKEKFKNLLNTDNTNMNKECKNHQNIHSNNNDTLISSTPFKHIHIEKDNVFLNILFNYSNNIISTKLNNNSFYIFLSVLNMPEKMIHFFDKHYSSIQAILENRGISSTFLNYSKNTFSGKNEDFMYKQCLINLEKCINDIFFSDNFNCETFTGENESPLDETKKAKTEMHQISYFENSEHKENNNGFAQNIKKTEPITKDDYQTNFLKKNKTYQLQLWDICVQNGSITLLCIKKYLNKKKDNNEYIYDNIITNEEYKNAINQRSLIDTYISENNSDINIYLNNLCLGFKLASKYGPIAQEPIRGVIFIIEGLIIDEKCTDTPFEYSNLKRETVEEEDDTSGSTGSNKDEENKINTGNIIGLMKDACLTSMQQSKLRIFEPMLRLNLTCESNVLGKVYNVLLKRRCSILSEEIKDGYFLYFIDAYLPLFNSFKLAEELRSKCSGNVIYDIQFSHWNKLDEDIFLLNDSSAIIYDEDFDTKVTYNTSTEIVNYIRRAKGLETNEKIIQKPEKQCTLKK, from the exons atggatttagtaaaataccttaacaaaaatgaaaaaatcaGAAACATTTGCATTTTAGCCCATGTAGATCATGGGAAAACGACGCTAGTTGATAATTTAATCAGctcaaataaaattataagcgaaaaaaatataggaaaagtaaaatatatggataACAGAGAAGATGAACAAAAGAGGCAAATAACCATGAAAAGCTCCAGTATACTTTTAGAGTGTacttataataaaaattacgTTACTGAAATGTTTTCAAATACTACAATTTTtgctgaaaaaaaaattaacgaaaatgatgaaacaAATATGCCCACAGAAAAATCTATTAATCCTcgaaatgaaaaaacaaCAAAGGGAGATAATCCCAGTTCGATACCCCCAAAAGAAAgtaatgaagaaaaagatggaataacaaaaaattcaatagacgaaaatatgtatttaataaatataattgacACACCAGGCCATGTTGACTTTTCTTCAGAAGTTTCAACATGTGTAAGAATTTGTGACGGTgctttaattttaattgatTGTATTGAAGGATTATGTAGTCAAACTAAAATAGTTTTAAGACAAACTTGGAAAGAAATGGTTAAATGTATATtagtaataaataaaattgataaattgataacaaataaaaatatggataGTGTGGATGCATATGaacatattaataatattattgaaaatgtaaatgcctatatatatcaattatatatggaaCAAAATATGGATACTGaagatattaataatacaatagaattagaaaaatatacattttcgACTTTAAAAGGAAATGTCTTATTATGTAGTAGTATACATTGCTGGTGTGTAGacatgaatatatttacttatttattttgcaaaaaaatgaacattgatattaataattgtaataaaataaaaaagtatatgTGGAAtcgatattattttaatataaaagaaaaaaaaatattaaaaattccTAATGATACTAATATATTACCTTCCGGTGGGGGAACAAATAcagtgaaaaaaaaaaaaaaaaatttattctCATTAGTTGTTCTAGATTTTCTATGGAGAATATATGATATTACTATTACAAATAGagatgatgaaaaaataaaaaaattatgtacagaattaaatatttctgatcagtttttacaaaatagtaaatttaaacaaaataataatgaaaataatgtttttatattaacaaCTATTATgtcaaattttttaagtcTTTCACGATCTATATTTAATGCATGCATTGAGATATTCCCAtcatcaaataatataagtgAAAGCagattatttaaaatatacccatccttatataataatcctatttataaaaatatgttaaattGTGCATCAGATCAAACTTTTactatcatatatatatcaaaaaatatatgtgctaatatacaaaataatacaatagTAGGTTTTAAAGATTTTCATGGCcaaaatacatttttatcgATTTGCAAAATATACTCTGGAactatatatgaaaatatggTTCTATATGTTtgtggaaaaaatattcaaacaaggataaacaaaatttatatatgcatgggAGGAGATCTTCTACCTATTAAACAGGCATATGCAGGTAATATTGTTGCTATTTATTTgtcaataaaaaatgaacatatatacaattttaataatgtaCCAAGTGACTACAACATTAATCATTCTACTTACGAAAATTCTGACCACAAAtgtgaaataaaaagtgaaataataaacaaatctGAATGTACTACTtcatatgaatataataaaataaaagatagTGTAAAAAACTCAGGCATAATGTATTCgcaagaaaatgaaaatacaaCTGATCCGAATGGTCAATGGGATTTGcaatatttatcaaatactgtaataaatttaataaaaaataaaaaaaacaataaagagcataatatatttctaatgaataataatgatggtatatttttaaataaaaatattactttgtcaaataaaaaaaatgttgattcatttatattatcatattcTGATACATGCTCAACAATATTGCATACAATTATAGAGCCCCAAAACATTCAAGATATGAATAAGTTTCTTCGTGGTCTTATCTTATTATACACATGTGACACATCAATAGATATTGATTTTAATCAAAGAggtgaatatatattaaaattttgtgGAGAAATTCATATGCAAAAATGTTTATCTGATTTTGTTAACATATATAGtaatatagaaataaaaacatcAGACACCAATATATCTATAAGGGAAGGTATATGCAACTATAATATCAAAgtgaagaaaaagaaaaatatagttcATGATAATATGAAGCAATTGCATTCTTATTATGAAGCAGTACAAAAGACGACACTTTCTAAGCAAAATGAGGATAATAACATAACTCAAGAAAatggaaaagaaaaatttaaaaacttATTAAATACTGACAATActaatatgaataaagaATGTAAGAATCatcaaaatattcattCCAATAATAACGATACACTAATTTCTTCTACTCCATTTAAGCATATTCACATAGAAAAAGATAATGTATTTCTAAACATACTATTTAATTATAGTAACAATATTATAAGTACCAAactaaataataattctttttatatttttttaagtgtATTAAACATGCCAGAAAAAAtgatacatttttttgataagcATTATTCTAGTATTCAAGCAATACTAGAAAATAGAGGAATATCATCcacttttttaaattatagtaaaaatacattttctGGGAAAAATGAAGACTTTATGTATAAACAatgtttaataaatttagaaaaatgcatcaatgatatttttttttctgataattttaattgtgAAACTTTTACTGGTGAAAATGAATCGCCTTTAGACGAGACTAAAAAAGCAAAAACCGAGATGCACCAAATTTcctattttgaaaatagcGAACacaaagaaaataataatggttttgctcaaaatataaaaaaaacagaacCTATAACAAAAGATGACTATCAAACcaactttttaaaaaaaaataaaacttatCAACTTCAATTATGGGACATTTGTGTTCAAAATGGAAGTATAACATTAttatgtattaaaaaatatcttaataaaaaaaaagacaataatgaatatatatatgataatatcATAACGAatgaagaatataaaaacgcAATTAATCAGCGATCTTTGATCgatacatatatttcagaaaataatagtgatattaacatttatttgaataatttgTGTCTAGGTTTTAAACTCGCTTCCAAGTATGGCCCTATAGCTCAGGAGCCAATCAG AGGAGTTATCTTCATCATTGAAGGATTGATAATAGATGAAAAATGCACAGATACACCATTTGAATATTCCAACTTAAAAAGAGAAACAGTAGAAGAAGAGGATGATACTAGTGGCTCTACAGGTAGCAACAaagatgaagaaaataaaataaacactGGAAATATTATTGGCTTAATGAAAGATGCATGCTTAACTTCCATGCAACAAAGTAAACTTCGTATATTTGAGCCAATGCTAAGATTAAATTTAACATGCGAAAGTAATGTATTAGGAAAAGTATACAATGTTTTACTAAAAAGAAGGTGCTCTATATTGTCAGAAGAAATTAAAGATGGCTATTTcctatattttatagatGCTTATTTGccattatttaattcttttaaattagCAGAAGAATTGCGATCTAAATGCTCAGGGAATGTAATTTATGATATTCAATTTAGTCATTGGAATAAATTAGAtgaagatatatttttactaaatGATTCTTCTGCTATAATATACGACGAAGATTTTGATACTAAAGTGACTTATAATACATCGACAGAAAttgttaattatattaGGCGAGCTAAG gGTCTTGAAAcgaatgaaaaaattatacagAAACCAGAAAAACAATGCAccctaaaaaaatag